A genome region from Paradevosia shaoguanensis includes the following:
- a CDS encoding Ppx/GppA phosphatase family protein — MTDSDRSAAAAVPDGAARRRSRGNSRPGHVAKGEGQATPWADAERRTGNAPNPPPRKPRGAVYAALDLGTNNCRLLIARPNEHGFRVLDGFTRIVRLGEGVSSTGRLGDAAMERTIEALKLCRNKLKDHEPARMRLVATEACRAAENGPEFLKRVEEEVGLVLEIVDRRTEAELAVTGCADLIEKEAQGALMFDIGGGSSELAWLDFRGGRPKSQGRMAASIRSWQSLPVGVVSIAEKFGGVDVTPETFEAMVAYVAGHLRQFRGREKLRQMIAEHPMHLIGTSGTVTTLAGLHLGLERYERQKVDGLWMTNGQVSETMKVLLGMPYDRRVNHPCIGRDRADLVLPGCAIFEAIRREWQTERVRVADRGLREGILISLMDADRTFRRPQRPAPRSRRHA; from the coding sequence GTGACCGATTCCGATCGGTCCGCAGCTGCAGCCGTTCCCGATGGGGCGGCGCGGCGCCGCAGCCGGGGCAATTCCCGCCCGGGACATGTCGCCAAGGGGGAGGGACAAGCCACCCCCTGGGCCGATGCGGAGAGACGGACAGGCAATGCCCCGAATCCGCCCCCGCGCAAGCCGCGCGGCGCAGTCTATGCGGCGCTGGACCTGGGTACCAATAATTGCAGATTGCTGATCGCGCGGCCCAATGAACACGGGTTCCGGGTGCTTGATGGCTTTACGCGCATCGTTCGGCTGGGGGAAGGGGTATCCTCAACGGGTCGACTCGGCGATGCGGCGATGGAGCGGACCATCGAGGCGCTCAAGCTTTGTCGCAACAAGCTGAAGGATCATGAGCCGGCGCGGATGCGCCTGGTTGCGACCGAGGCTTGCCGCGCGGCGGAAAACGGGCCGGAATTCCTCAAGCGCGTGGAAGAAGAGGTCGGGCTGGTGCTCGAGATCGTCGACCGGCGCACAGAGGCCGAGCTGGCTGTGACGGGTTGCGCCGATCTCATCGAGAAGGAAGCGCAGGGCGCGCTGATGTTCGATATCGGCGGTGGCTCCTCGGAGCTCGCCTGGCTCGATTTCCGCGGCGGTCGACCGAAGAGCCAGGGCCGGATGGCGGCTTCGATTCGCTCCTGGCAGTCGTTGCCGGTGGGCGTGGTGTCGATTGCCGAGAAGTTCGGCGGGGTCGATGTTACGCCCGAGACCTTCGAGGCGATGGTGGCCTATGTGGCCGGACACCTGCGCCAGTTCCGCGGGCGCGAAAAGCTGCGGCAGATGATTGCCGAGCATCCGATGCATCTCATCGGCACGTCGGGCACGGTGACGACGCTGGCGGGGTTGCATCTGGGGCTTGAGCGCTACGAGCGGCAGAAGGTCGATGGGCTCTGGATGACCAACGGCCAGGTTTCCGAGACCATGAAGGTGCTGCTTGGCATGCCCTATGACCGGCGGGTGAACCATCCCTGTATTGGCCGGGACCGCGCCGATCTGGTATTGCCGGGATGCGCGATCTTCGAAGCCATCCGCCGCGAATGGCAGACCGAGCGCGTGCGCGTGGCCGACAGGGGCCTGCGCGAAGGTATTCTGATTTCGCTCATGGACGCCGACCGTACTTTCCGGCGCCCGCAGCGCCCGGCCCCAAGGAGCCGTCGCCATGCCTGA
- the dmeF gene encoding CDF family Co(II)/Ni(II) efflux transporter DmeF, whose product MTHGEPHDHDHHHDHHHDGHDDHGHHREHPAPRLHGGPHEHVFLGASHDRNARRTWLVIALTATMMVVEIVAGTIYGSMALVADGWHMSTHAAAMLIAATAYLVARRQASNPRFTFGTGKIGDLAAFASANVLALVALLIGAESVARFFAPVNIDFSQAIAVAVVGLIVNLVSAWLLRDDHHHEHGHVHGGDNNLRAAYLHVLADALTSVLAIAALLAGSLAGWTWMDPAMGIVGALVIARWSWSLIRDAGRVLVDYVPDGENLPQQIRHAIEDSGDARITDLHVWQVGPGHKAAIVALEARSPQPAETYRAKLADITGLAHLTVEVSRA is encoded by the coding sequence ATGACCCACGGCGAACCGCACGATCACGATCACCACCACGACCATCACCATGATGGGCACGACGACCATGGTCATCACCGTGAGCACCCTGCCCCGCGCCTGCATGGCGGTCCGCACGAACACGTTTTCCTCGGCGCCTCCCATGACCGCAATGCGCGCCGCACCTGGCTGGTGATTGCGCTGACCGCCACGATGATGGTGGTCGAGATCGTAGCCGGCACCATCTACGGCTCGATGGCCCTGGTCGCCGATGGCTGGCACATGTCGACTCACGCCGCCGCCATGCTCATCGCCGCCACGGCTTATCTCGTCGCCCGCCGACAGGCCTCCAATCCGCGCTTCACCTTCGGCACCGGCAAGATCGGCGACCTCGCCGCCTTCGCCAGCGCCAACGTGCTTGCGCTGGTCGCGCTGCTCATCGGCGCGGAAAGCGTCGCCCGCTTCTTCGCCCCGGTGAATATCGACTTCAGCCAGGCCATTGCGGTGGCTGTCGTGGGTCTCATCGTCAATCTCGTCTCGGCCTGGCTGCTGCGCGACGATCACCACCATGAACACGGGCACGTCCATGGCGGCGACAACAATCTGCGCGCCGCCTATCTCCACGTTCTCGCCGACGCACTGACTTCCGTGCTCGCCATCGCCGCGCTGCTTGCGGGCAGTCTTGCGGGCTGGACCTGGATGGATCCGGCCATGGGCATTGTCGGCGCGCTCGTCATCGCTCGCTGGTCCTGGAGCCTCATCCGAGACGCAGGTCGCGTGCTTGTCGACTATGTCCCCGACGGCGAGAACCTGCCGCAGCAGATTCGCCATGCCATCGAAGATAGCGGCGATGCTCGCATCACCGATCTGCATGTCTGGCAGGTTGGGCCGGGCCACAAAGCCGCCATCGTCGCGCTCGAGGCGCGCTCGCCGCAACCGGCCGAAACCTATCGCGCCAAACTGGCCGACATCACCGGCCTCGCCCATCTGACGGTCGAGGTTTCACGCGCCTGA
- a CDS encoding site-specific integrase: MASGSNLKTRGSIYYARLKVPVELQHLMGTKELFRSLNTKDRRTANVRKLAVLSEWHERFDELRRRREITETDFANATWNHYTTELRQDELERFIVPASSDHVRKHHLRALREHLGQGETVLVHWAADSFIERQRLTVVKHSAQYRELCFRLMRAQIEVLMRAGERDVGNYAGVPADPIVIRPAATAEVAKPGERLMELFERYAKENPKRIKEAALMQARRDIGTFIELVGEDFPVTRLDKKAAREWKALLMEYPVKAAETAIFKGMGIKEIVAANGVAKNPKPVISPKTVNRYIAAFSAFCNWLVAHDYLASNPFLNMYLSVDKTKTNVRPFTDDERKVLFASPLFTGCKNDAKWHEVGAHKIRDHRYWLPHVMMYSGARPGEIAQLLVDDVRQMHGVWVMHFTDEGDEEKSLKTKGSFRVVPVHSELVEMGFIEHVERQRSAGERRVFPEAERNSRGHIANKFEKKFGTYLVKLGLKEGRGLTLYSFRHGFSDAMRAAGFMDEEFGFLMGHSKFSMTARYGQMPQGTLQKRVELIEAVSYK, encoded by the coding sequence ATGGCTTCCGGCTCCAACCTTAAAACACGTGGCTCCATCTACTACGCTCGTCTGAAAGTTCCTGTAGAGCTTCAGCACCTCATGGGCACCAAAGAGCTTTTCCGCTCGCTCAACACCAAGGATCGCCGCACCGCGAATGTGCGTAAACTGGCAGTGCTTTCTGAATGGCATGAGCGCTTCGATGAGCTTCGCCGCCGTCGCGAGATCACAGAAACCGACTTTGCGAATGCGACTTGGAATCACTACACCACGGAACTACGTCAAGATGAGCTAGAGCGCTTCATTGTGCCCGCTTCCAGCGACCATGTGCGCAAACATCATTTGCGGGCACTGCGCGAGCACTTGGGCCAGGGCGAGACGGTTCTAGTGCATTGGGCTGCTGACAGCTTCATCGAGCGCCAGCGGCTTACTGTGGTGAAGCACAGTGCACAGTATCGGGAACTTTGCTTCCGGCTGATGCGCGCACAGATTGAAGTGCTTATGCGTGCCGGTGAGCGCGATGTCGGCAACTATGCTGGTGTGCCTGCCGATCCTATCGTCATCCGCCCTGCGGCCACCGCTGAGGTCGCTAAGCCGGGCGAAAGGCTGATGGAACTGTTTGAGCGCTACGCCAAGGAAAACCCAAAGCGGATCAAGGAGGCTGCGCTAATGCAGGCGCGGCGCGACATCGGCACCTTCATTGAGCTGGTCGGTGAGGATTTCCCGGTTACGCGGCTCGACAAGAAAGCGGCGCGGGAGTGGAAGGCGCTGCTCATGGAATACCCGGTCAAGGCGGCTGAAACGGCAATCTTCAAGGGTATGGGTATCAAGGAAATCGTCGCGGCCAATGGTGTGGCGAAGAACCCCAAGCCGGTAATTTCACCCAAGACCGTCAACCGCTACATCGCCGCGTTTAGCGCCTTCTGCAATTGGCTGGTAGCGCACGACTATCTCGCGTCCAATCCCTTCCTCAACATGTATCTGTCGGTGGACAAGACCAAGACGAACGTGCGGCCCTTCACCGACGACGAGCGCAAGGTGCTGTTTGCGTCACCGCTCTTCACGGGCTGCAAGAATGACGCGAAGTGGCATGAGGTCGGCGCTCACAAGATCAGGGACCACCGCTATTGGCTTCCGCATGTCATGATGTATTCCGGCGCACGGCCCGGTGAGATTGCCCAGCTCTTAGTAGATGACGTGCGCCAGATGCACGGCGTTTGGGTGATGCACTTCACCGACGAAGGCGATGAGGAAAAGAGCCTCAAGACCAAGGGGTCATTCCGGGTTGTGCCGGTGCATTCCGAGCTGGTGGAAATGGGCTTTATTGAGCACGTGGAGCGCCAACGCTCCGCTGGTGAGCGCCGAGTGTTCCCGGAAGCTGAGCGTAACTCGCGCGGCCATATCGCCAACAAGTTCGAAAAGAAGTTCGGCACGTATCTGGTGAAGCTGGGCTTGAAGGAAGGGCGCGGCTTGACGCTCTACAGCTTCCGGCATGGCTTCTCAGACGCCATGCGCGCTGCTGGCTTCATGGATGAAGAGTTCGGCTTCCTGATGGGCCATAGCAAGTTCAGCATGACCGCTCGGTATGGGCAGATGCCTCAGGGCACGTTGCAAAAGCGCGTCGAACTGATTGAGGCGGTGAGCTACAAATAA
- the guaB gene encoding IMP dehydrogenase translates to MAKIITSITGDMALTFDDVLLQPARSDILPTQTDVRTRVTKDIELNLPILSSAMDTVTEANMAIAMAQAGGLGVIHKNLTAEQQAEQVRQVKSFESGMVVNPITIGPDATLADALALMERNRISGIPVVENGGAGGRMTGKLVGILTNRDVRFASNPRQRIAELMTHENLVTVRDGVSKDDAKRLLHAHRIEKLLVVDEAGRCVGLITVKDIEKAQLNPNAVKDAQGRLRVAAASGVGDAGFERSLALIDAGVDMLVIDTAHGHSTGVMSMVERVKRESNSTRIMAGNVATAEAVRALIDAGADAVKVGIGPGSICTTRVVAGVGVPQLAAVMSCAEEGDKHGVPVIADGGIKFSGDMAKALAGGASCVMVGSLLAGTDESPGEVYLYQGRSYKAYRGMGSVGAMGSGSADRYFQQDVKDSLKLVPEGIEGQVPYKGPVGAVLHQLQGGLRAAMGYTGAHTLQDFRDNSVFVRISSSGLSESHVHDVSITREAPNYRGR, encoded by the coding sequence TTGGCGAAGATCATTACATCCATCACTGGCGATATGGCGCTCACGTTCGATGACGTGCTGCTGCAGCCCGCGCGTTCCGACATCCTGCCGACACAGACCGATGTGCGCACGCGGGTGACCAAGGATATCGAACTCAACCTGCCGATCCTGTCCTCGGCGATGGATACGGTAACCGAGGCCAACATGGCCATCGCCATGGCGCAGGCCGGCGGTCTCGGCGTGATCCACAAGAACCTGACGGCCGAGCAGCAGGCCGAGCAGGTACGGCAGGTGAAGAGCTTCGAAAGCGGCATGGTGGTCAACCCGATCACCATCGGGCCCGACGCGACCCTCGCCGATGCGCTGGCGCTGATGGAGCGCAACCGCATCTCCGGCATTCCGGTGGTCGAGAATGGCGGCGCGGGCGGGCGTATGACCGGCAAGCTGGTCGGCATCCTCACCAACCGCGACGTGCGCTTCGCCTCCAACCCGCGCCAGCGCATCGCCGAACTCATGACCCACGAGAACCTGGTGACCGTGCGTGACGGCGTCAGCAAGGACGACGCCAAGCGCCTGCTGCACGCGCACCGCATCGAAAAGCTGCTGGTGGTGGACGAAGCCGGTCGCTGCGTCGGTCTCATCACCGTCAAGGATATCGAGAAGGCCCAACTCAACCCGAACGCCGTAAAGGATGCGCAGGGACGCCTGCGTGTCGCCGCCGCTTCCGGCGTGGGCGATGCCGGCTTCGAGCGCTCGCTGGCGCTGATCGACGCGGGCGTGGACATGCTGGTGATCGACACCGCCCATGGCCACTCGACCGGCGTGATGAGCATGGTCGAACGCGTCAAGCGCGAGAGCAATTCCACCCGCATCATGGCCGGCAACGTGGCGACGGCTGAAGCCGTGCGTGCGCTGATCGACGCCGGTGCCGATGCGGTCAAGGTCGGCATCGGGCCGGGCTCTATCTGTACGACGCGCGTGGTGGCAGGCGTAGGCGTGCCGCAGCTGGCCGCGGTGATGTCCTGCGCCGAAGAAGGCGACAAGCACGGCGTGCCGGTGATCGCCGACGGCGGAATCAAGTTCTCAGGAGATATGGCTAAGGCCTTGGCAGGCGGTGCTTCCTGCGTGATGGTCGGCTCGCTCCTGGCCGGTACCGATGAGAGCCCGGGCGAGGTCTATCTCTACCAGGGCCGCTCCTATAAGGCGTATCGCGGCATGGGCTCGGTTGGCGCCATGGGCTCGGGTTCGGCGGACCGCTACTTCCAGCAGGACGTCAAGGATTCGCTCAAGCTCGTGCCGGAAGGCATTGAGGGCCAGGTGCCCTACAAGGGCCCGGTGGGCGCGGTGCTGCACCAGCTGCAGGGCGGTCTTCGCGCTGCCATGGGCTATACCGGCGCGCATACGCTCCAGGACTTCCGCGACAACTCCGTGTTCGTGCGTATCTCGAGCTCGGGCCTTTCGGAAAGCCACGTGCATGATGTGTCTATCACGCGCGAAGCGCCGAACTATCGCGGCCGGTAA
- a CDS encoding metal/formaldehyde-sensitive transcriptional repressor: MSHTIENKTKLLARVRRLKGQMEAVERALEQEVGCADVLQLVASVRGAINGLTAELIEDHIEHHLLGATNEADRRLAANELETVVRTYLK, translated from the coding sequence ATGAGCCATACGATCGAAAACAAGACCAAGCTTCTCGCCCGTGTTCGCCGCCTCAAGGGCCAGATGGAGGCTGTCGAGCGCGCACTCGAGCAAGAGGTTGGCTGCGCAGACGTGCTGCAACTCGTTGCCTCGGTGCGCGGCGCCATCAATGGCCTCACCGCCGAACTCATCGAAGATCACATCGAGCATCACCTGCTCGGCGCGACCAACGAGGCCGATCGGCGGCTGGCGGCCAACGAACTCGAGACTGTCGTCAGGACCTATCTCAAATGA
- a CDS encoding RlmE family RNA methyltransferase yields MPEIPTGKGAGRRTDRDLKVRVKTARKRKLSSTLWLERQLNDPYVARARAEGYKSRAAFKLIELNEKYKLLRKGMRVVDLGAAPGGWSQVAAGVTGSTDEHPLIVGIDYLEMDPIPGVILLQKDFTEDDAPQMLIDALGGHRPDLVMSDMASPTTGHRATDHLRIMHLVEIAADFAIQVLNPGGAFIAKVFQGGTEHQLLHDLKRNFNSTFHAKPPSSRSNSAEAYLVAKGFKGRQEE; encoded by the coding sequence ATGCCTGAAATTCCAACCGGGAAAGGTGCCGGACGCCGAACGGACCGCGATCTCAAGGTTCGCGTCAAGACCGCCCGCAAGCGCAAGCTTTCCTCGACGCTGTGGCTCGAACGGCAGCTTAACGACCCCTATGTCGCGCGGGCGCGGGCCGAGGGCTACAAGTCGCGCGCGGCGTTCAAGCTCATCGAGCTCAACGAGAAGTATAAGCTCCTGCGCAAGGGCATGCGGGTTGTCGACCTGGGCGCGGCGCCGGGCGGCTGGTCGCAGGTTGCGGCGGGCGTGACCGGCTCGACCGACGAGCATCCGCTGATCGTGGGCATCGACTATCTGGAGATGGACCCGATTCCGGGCGTGATCCTGCTGCAGAAGGATTTTACCGAGGACGACGCGCCGCAGATGCTGATCGACGCGCTGGGCGGGCATCGGCCTGACCTCGTGATGTCCGACATGGCTTCGCCCACAACGGGGCACCGGGCGACGGATCACCTGCGCATTATGCATCTGGTCGAGATCGCGGCGGACTTCGCGATCCAGGTGCTCAATCCGGGCGGGGCCTTCATCGCCAAGGTTTTCCAGGGCGGGACCGAGCATCAGTTGCTGCACGACCTCAAGCGCAACTTCAATTCGACCTTCCACGCCAAGCCGCCATCGAGCCGCTCGAATTCGGCCGAGGCCTACCTTGTGGCCAAGGGCTTCAAGGGCAGGCAGGAAGAATAG
- a CDS encoding DHA2 family efflux MFS transporter permease subunit, producing MTSLRITPLILAVALFMEQLDSTVISTSLPAIAADIGTEPVALKLALTSYLVSLAIFIPISGWMSDRFGARNIFRLAILVFVMGSVACAFSNSLPTFVISRFFQGAGASMMTPVGRLLLVRSTPRNELVAAMAWLTIPALIGPLVGPPLGGFLTTYLSWHWIFWINVPIGVAGIVFATRFLPQMDVRNPRPIDFVGFVLTSIAFSGLVFGLSVVSLPALPIVYGYLTIAVGVTAGLLYLLHARRTEYPLLDPKIFRYPLFRAAAVGGNIFRIGVGAVPFLLPLMLQLAFGLNPAESGLVTFVSAIGAITSKFIAEKTFQRFGFRTVLSFGAGMGGLFIFVNGFFTPGMPIVLIMGVLLVTGVLRSITFTGVNALSFGDVDEADMSQATAVNAVMQQLSIATGVALAGALLEIASHTHPGPINLNDFHVAFWVVGGFSALAAFWFLRLAPDAGAFVSGHKRSQDQAFVETKE from the coding sequence ATGACTTCCTTGCGGATAACGCCCCTCATCCTCGCGGTCGCGCTGTTCATGGAGCAGCTCGATTCCACGGTCATTTCCACTTCGCTTCCGGCAATCGCCGCCGATATCGGCACCGAGCCGGTGGCGTTGAAACTGGCGCTGACCTCCTACCTGGTCTCCCTCGCCATCTTCATTCCGATCAGCGGCTGGATGTCCGACAGATTCGGGGCGCGCAACATCTTCCGCCTCGCCATCCTGGTCTTCGTCATGGGATCGGTCGCCTGCGCGTTCTCGAATTCGCTGCCCACCTTCGTCATCTCGCGCTTTTTCCAGGGCGCCGGCGCCTCGATGATGACGCCGGTCGGGCGCCTGTTGCTCGTGCGCTCCACCCCGCGCAACGAACTGGTGGCCGCCATGGCCTGGCTCACCATCCCTGCCCTGATCGGCCCACTGGTCGGCCCGCCGCTCGGCGGGTTCCTCACGACCTATCTTTCCTGGCACTGGATCTTCTGGATCAACGTGCCGATCGGCGTTGCCGGCATCGTCTTCGCCACGCGCTTCCTGCCGCAGATGGATGTGCGCAACCCACGGCCGATCGATTTCGTCGGCTTCGTCCTCACCAGCATCGCCTTCTCGGGCCTCGTCTTCGGCCTCTCGGTCGTAAGCCTTCCCGCGCTCCCGATCGTCTACGGCTATCTCACCATTGCCGTGGGCGTCACCGCGGGCCTCCTCTACCTGCTCCACGCGCGCCGCACGGAATATCCGCTGCTCGATCCCAAGATCTTCCGCTATCCGCTGTTCCGCGCGGCGGCGGTCGGCGGCAACATCTTCCGCATCGGCGTGGGTGCCGTACCCTTCCTGCTGCCGCTGATGCTCCAGCTCGCCTTCGGCCTCAACCCGGCGGAGTCCGGCCTCGTCACCTTCGTCAGCGCCATTGGCGCCATCACGTCAAAGTTCATCGCCGAAAAGACCTTCCAGCGCTTCGGCTTCCGCACCGTGCTCAGCTTCGGCGCCGGCATGGGTGGGCTCTTCATCTTCGTCAATGGCTTCTTCACGCCGGGCATGCCCATCGTCCTCATCATGGGCGTACTGCTGGTCACTGGCGTCCTGCGCTCGATCACCTTCACCGGCGTCAACGCCCTGAGCTTCGGCGACGTCGATGAAGCCGACATGAGCCAGGCCACCGCCGTCAACGCCGTGATGCAGCAGCTTTCCATCGCCACGGGCGTCGCGCTTGCCGGCGCCCTGCTGGAAATCGCGTCTCATACCCATCCGGGCCCGATCAACCTCAACGACTTCCACGTTGCCTTCTGGGTTGTTGGCGGTTTCTCCGCCCTCGCCGCCTTCTGGTTCCTGCGCCTCGCGCCGGACGCAGGCGCCTTCGTCTCCGGCCACAAGCGCAGCCAGGATCAGGCGTTCGTCGAAACCAAGGAATAA
- a CDS encoding tape measure protein: MADADLVVLLEARYAAFERQMKQAGMIADRNFRRIDQRAKQSASTIERHFVGVGRGIAAGIASAVSMRAATQLLDTSTRIGNSLKVAGLAGDDLQKVYKSLFASAQRNAAPLESLAQLYSRVSLVQGELGASTEDMLKFTDNVAVALRVAGTDAQSASGALLQLSQAMGSGVVRAEEFNSILEGALPIAQAAAAGLDQAGGSVAKLRALVVDGKVSSQAFFDAFQAGSVTLQDKVASAEMTVSSSFVRLQNVLIDAAGRFNDTSSAGQRFASFLDTLGGKITELVNSDGFDRALNDLGDAISQTFANDMRDIQRIGDLIDRIATKFDTFGASVSDADIALDAAYQSMGNLAQNTRGNFGEVDAAFQDLLRQLIEGRGTAESAADAIEALGDANPSFAKLQDKIAEVIGNFIALRDAARAAQAAVGQTDEIGAGASWQELTATFAPKAPVKTVSLDDYPVTPGSGKGSGGGRSGAMREERDAAKELIAELENELRLVGASEVERRIDAELRRAGASATDAQKESIRGLVTEIESQNAAMRRLEDAQGAAKGIAKDFLGGLIGDLRSGTDAATALANAFGRLADRLLDMALDSLIDSLFSNMMGGLGGGLFGLLGFKDGGVVKAATGGLIRGPGTGTSDSIPARLSDGEFVVNAAATRRNLDLLRAINEGKIAAFATGGLVGNGPTIRPANDNARPANDNAVPVVTINAPVTVNANGGTPEQNQDLAKTVARTLEGQLRGMVVQEMMTAMRPGNFANNRGRS, from the coding sequence ATGGCTGATGCCGATCTAGTTGTTTTGCTAGAGGCCCGATACGCGGCCTTTGAGCGTCAGATGAAACAGGCAGGCATGATTGCCGACCGCAATTTTAGGCGGATCGATCAGCGCGCCAAGCAGTCCGCATCCACGATTGAGCGACACTTTGTGGGTGTGGGCCGTGGTATCGCCGCCGGGATCGCCAGTGCTGTCTCAATGCGTGCCGCAACGCAGCTCTTGGATACGAGCACCCGCATCGGCAACTCGCTCAAGGTGGCTGGGCTGGCCGGTGACGATTTGCAAAAGGTATACAAGAGCCTGTTTGCATCGGCCCAGCGTAACGCCGCGCCGTTGGAATCTCTGGCGCAGCTCTATTCCCGCGTCTCGCTTGTTCAGGGTGAGCTAGGCGCGTCCACTGAGGACATGCTGAAATTCACCGATAACGTGGCGGTGGCGCTACGTGTCGCGGGCACTGATGCTCAATCGGCATCGGGTGCGTTGCTTCAGCTCTCGCAGGCGATGGGCTCTGGCGTTGTCCGGGCTGAAGAGTTCAATTCGATACTGGAAGGTGCGTTGCCGATTGCCCAGGCGGCAGCCGCTGGCCTAGATCAGGCAGGCGGATCGGTCGCCAAGCTCCGCGCCCTTGTTGTTGATGGCAAGGTTTCCTCGCAAGCATTCTTTGATGCGTTTCAGGCCGGTTCGGTCACTTTGCAAGACAAGGTGGCAAGCGCTGAAATGACGGTTTCGTCGTCGTTCGTGCGCTTGCAAAACGTGCTTATCGACGCTGCGGGGCGGTTCAACGACACCTCGAGCGCAGGACAACGGTTCGCCAGCTTCCTCGACACGTTGGGCGGCAAGATTACCGAGCTGGTCAACTCCGATGGTTTTGACCGCGCGTTGAACGATCTTGGCGATGCGATTTCTCAGACCTTCGCCAATGACATGCGCGACATTCAGCGCATTGGCGACCTGATCGACCGGATCGCGACCAAATTCGACACCTTTGGCGCATCTGTCAGCGATGCCGACATTGCGCTTGATGCCGCCTACCAGTCCATGGGCAACCTGGCCCAGAACACTCGTGGCAACTTTGGTGAGGTGGATGCCGCATTTCAGGACTTGTTGCGGCAACTCATCGAGGGGCGCGGCACCGCCGAAAGCGCGGCAGACGCCATCGAGGCCCTTGGCGATGCGAACCCGAGTTTTGCCAAGCTGCAAGACAAGATTGCCGAAGTCATCGGCAACTTCATCGCACTGCGCGATGCTGCCCGTGCCGCGCAAGCTGCCGTGGGCCAAACCGATGAAATTGGTGCTGGTGCGAGCTGGCAGGAACTAACCGCGACCTTTGCGCCGAAAGCTCCGGTGAAGACGGTTTCGCTTGACGACTACCCGGTAACGCCCGGTAGCGGCAAAGGTTCGGGCGGTGGGCGTTCCGGCGCTATGCGTGAAGAGCGGGATGCAGCCAAAGAGCTGATTGCCGAGCTTGAGAATGAGTTGCGTCTCGTCGGCGCATCTGAGGTGGAGCGGCGCATTGATGCCGAGCTTCGACGTGCGGGCGCTAGCGCTACAGATGCGCAGAAGGAATCTATTCGCGGGTTGGTCACCGAGATTGAGAGCCAGAACGCCGCTATGCGGCGCCTAGAGGACGCACAAGGTGCGGCCAAGGGTATCGCCAAAGATTTTCTGGGTGGCCTGATCGGCGACCTACGCAGCGGCACCGACGCCGCTACCGCGCTTGCCAATGCCTTCGGACGACTTGCCGACCGCCTGCTTGATATGGCGCTGGATAGCCTCATTGACTCGCTCTTCAGCAATATGATGGGTGGTTTGGGCGGTGGGCTTTTTGGGCTTCTGGGCTTCAAAGACGGCGGGGTAGTAAAGGCTGCTACGGGTGGGCTTATCCGTGGTCCTGGCACTGGCACGAGCGACAGCATCCCTGCGCGGCTGAGCGATGGTGAGTTCGTCGTGAACGCCGCTGCTACGCGCCGGAACCTCGATCTGCTGCGCGCCATCAATGAGGGCAAGATTGCCGCGTTTGCCACTGGTGGGCTTGTTGGTAATGGTCCCACGATCCGCCCGGCGAACGACAACGCGCGCCCTGCGAATGACAACGCCGTTCCGGTGGTGACGATCAATGCTCCTGTGACGGTCAACGCAAACGGCGGCACGCCAGAGCAGAACCAGGACCTCGCCAAAACCGTGGCGCGCACCCTTGAAGGTCAGCTTCGCGGCATGGTCGTGCAGGAGATGATGACCGCAATGCGTCCCGGCAACTTCGCTAATAATCGAGGCAGAAGCTAA